One region of Theileria equi strain WA chromosome 4 map unlocalized gcontig_1105316255039, whole genome shotgun sequence genomic DNA includes:
- a CDS encoding hypothetical protein (encoded by transcript BEWA_053840A) — protein MSGGGGNTLKLDIDRKCGKSGSCNCKERPNGIEAKRDVSPESVRGFVALTHSNKGIPFTLKGTLHGGEELSTRYDISGVTKVSVYYWEKDETYDKPLLLEIVKNTKPNAPEYYYKYDHSEVRNSHFWSHQRHSISLQVMLDDRNCGRNHAVPLNIKDPEAGTLPSDVNSTCLKTKRKISLDGGSIQFTRSEYAIKTYSVRGRGTKISRVTYGGNGTDIDPPKGPVSNVRAYSYSGFGGDSDISLMLQFIQKDGKSMWFESTDKNSTSWNKTDDAGFYAGIQPTEALSNKLDGIACSIGIGVTIDLTRGGKLAGIKYYESDQLSGRRVIKLEEQPFPISDVRSVSALYCGEVPKLIYVQGGDPSVNKWFRQGSTDWWAKVEDLGDTMPDNIKSCTEEIFSKLVSALKSTGGCISLPECKEPVTSSSPEPAVCSQDSGYKDGQEKCVVGCAKAPDGDLGEQPISNPEHLGQNGVQREEVPVADLSDQVPDTESETKILLEGTPVVQMAVDAIDDERQVSVGNVSLSTGNESQDVKFKLPGGELGLLNITPDGQPFALLSAQANDLGPNGNNSEGEAQVEEKGLKKGKIAKEELKGGPQSSSLLGAATGPNPGNDNSNENRTGAKVVSEIVKKESEKPDHSLSPELLPKADKPADTSPATTVTTQAATSTSSGVETVVQPPQGPTEEPEQEPTYSPITGLEVVGGATGLGYIIPSVFGGSSAVGLAGWKLYNRYKGDPWVRQI, from the exons atgagtggaGGTGGAGGGAACACATTAAAGTTAGATATAGAcagaaaatgtggaaaGAGCGGATCATGTAACTGTAAAGAGAGACCAAATGGCATAGAAGCCAAACGAGATGTTAGCCCCGAATCTGTCAGGGGTTTTGTTGCCCTTACCCATTCAAACAAGGGAATACCATTTACTCTCAAGGGAACATTGCATGGAGGTGAAGAACTAAGTACTAGATATGACATCTCTGGTGTCACAAAAGTCTCTGTCTATTACTGggaaaaggatgaaacCTATGATAAACCACTCCTCCTGGAGATTGTTAAAAACACTAAACCAAATGCACCAGAGTACTACTATAAATATGACCATAGTGAAGTAAGAAATTCACATTTTTGGTCGCATCAGAGACATTCAATATCACTGCAGGTTATGCTTGATGATAGAAACTGTGGTAGAAATCATGCTGTTCCACTTAACATAAAAGATCCTGAAGCTGGTACACTTCCCAGCGATGTTAACTCTACTTGTCTAAAGACTAAAAGAAAGATATCACTTGATGGTGGAAGCATTCAGTTCACTAGAAGCGAATATGCGATTAAAACGTACAGTGTTAGAGGGAGAGGCACTAAGATCTCCAGAGTAACTTATGGTGGAAATGGTACTGACATAGATCCTCCTAAAGGTCCAGTTTCCAATGTTAGAGCATACTCTTACTCAGGCTTTGGCGGTGACAGTGACATATCTCTCATGCTCCAGTTTATACaaaaggatggaaaatCCATGTGGTTTGAGAGTACTGATAAAAATAGTACTAGCTGGAACAAAACTGATGATGCTGGGTTCTATGCTGGGATACAACCTACTGAGGCACTTTCCAATAAGCTCGATGGGATAGCATGTTCCATTGGTATTGGTGTTACCATTGACCTAACTCGTG GTGGAAAACTTGCTGGTATTAAGTATTATGAGAGTGATCAGTTGAGCGGTAGGAGGGTTATAAAACTGGAGGAACAACCATTTCCAATATCTGACGTAAGAAGCGTATCTGCATTATACTGTGGAGAAGTTCCAAAACTGATCTACGTTCAAGGTGGAGACCCTTCGGTTAATAAGTGGTTCAGACAAGGCAGTACAGATTGGTGGGCAAAGGTAGAAGATCTCGGAGACACAATGCCAGATAACATTAAAAGCTGTACTGAGGAAATTTTTAGCAAACTTGTGAGTGCACTAAAGAGTACAGGTGGATGTATAAGCTTGCCAGAATGTAAAGAGCCAGttacatcctcatctccagaaCCAGCTGTTTGTAGCCAAGATAGTGGATATAAAGATGGTCAAGAAAAATGTGTTGTTGGTTGTGCTAAAGCCCCTGATGGAGACCTTGGCGAACAACCTATCTCTAATCCAGaacatcttggacagaatggagttcaacgtgaggaagtTCCAGTtgctgacttatctgaccaggttcctgatacagagtctgagaccaagattcttctagagGGAACTCCTGTGGTTCAAATGGCTGTAGATGCTATAGATGATGAAAGACAAGTTTCTGTTGGTAATGTTAGTTTATCTACTGGAAATGAGTCTCAAGATGTTAAATTCAAACTTCCTGGTGGTGAGCTTGGACTATTAAATATTACTCCTGATGGTCAACCTTTTGCTCTTCTATCTGCTCAAGCTAATGATCTTGGACCTAATGGAAATAATAGCGAAGGTGAAGCCCAAGTTGAAGAAAAGGGACTCAAAAAGGGAAAGATAGCAAAGGAAGAGCTAAAAGGTGGACCTCAATCCTCATCTCTACTAGGTGCTGCTACTGGACCTAATCCTGGTAATGATAACAGTAATGAGAATAGAACTGGAGCTAAAGTAGTATCTGAAATTGTTAaaaaagaatctgaaaaaCCTGATCACTCTCTATCTCCTGAACTTCTTCCTAAAGCTGATAAACCTGCTGATACTTCTCCCGCTACTACTGTTACTACTCAAGCTGCTACTTCTACTTCCTCTGGTGTTGAAACTGTTGTTCAACCTCCTCAAGGACCTACTGAAGAACCTGAACAAGAACCTACTTACTCTCCTATTACTGGTCTTGAAGTTGTTGGTGGAGCTACCGGTCTAGGATATATCATCCCTTctgtttttggtggaagTAGTGCAGTTGGTCTCgctggatggaaactttataatcgctataaaggagatcccTGGGTTAGGcagatttga